The following proteins are co-located in the Palaemon carinicauda isolate YSFRI2023 chromosome 3, ASM3689809v2, whole genome shotgun sequence genome:
- the LOC137635815 gene encoding uncharacterized protein, with protein MICKKTENPVNPATPKSSVNSTNVSKSNVNSGKSHNDSKGAVSKGDSPVVMTASLGIDHSQTNKIFVSTALFTANVIVSGNGHRSFERALFDSGVQRTFIATELAHKLNLPSKATVALKVKPFGNDAMEVNCNIVRVVVRLGKIRTVINAIAFDSVYSRIYSPGLSKSAVFLTSKGIKLADNDLNSDEVNAIELVIGPDYYRKLIQNSQICSGIQILNSSGGALIFGPLPRWSYDDVESNEITTSNVCCSRIEVEEIPINSYCEVRKLWDLESVGIRQSEISP; from the coding sequence atgatttgtaagaaaacagaaaaccctgtcAATCCTGCTACACCAAAGTcgagtgtaaatagtactaatgttagtaaatcaaatgttaattCTGGGAAATCTCATAATGATTCtaaaggtgctgttagtaaaggtgattccccagtagttatgactgcttctttgggaattgatcattctcagacCAATAAGATTTTTGTTTCGACTGCTCTTTTTACTGCTAATGTAATTGTGTCAGGgaatggacatcgttcctttgagagagcactctttgattctggtgtgcaaagaacgtttattgcaacggaattagcccataagcttaatctacCGTCCAAAGCAACagtagccttaaaggtaaaaccatttggcaaTGATGCCATGGAAGTTAATTGtaatatagtaagagttgtggtgagactaggtaagattcgtactgtcattaatgccattgcaTTTGATAGCGTttattccagaatttattctccaggacTAAGTAAGTCAGCTGtgttcttgacgagtaaaggcataaaattagcagataatgatttaaattcagatgaagtaaatgcTATAGAATTAGTAATTGGACCTGATTACTATAGAAAATTgattcagaacagtcaaatttgctctggaatacagatattgaatagttctggtggtgcactaatttttggacctCTTCCTAGGTGGTCTTATGACGAtgtagaatctaatgagattactacatcaaatgtatgttgttcaagaatagaagtagaggaaattcctattaattcttatTGTGAAGTTAGAAaattatgggatttagaaagtgttggtattcgtcaatctgaaattagtccttaa